The following proteins come from a genomic window of Chiroxiphia lanceolata isolate bChiLan1 chromosome 16, bChiLan1.pri, whole genome shotgun sequence:
- the CHST12 gene encoding carbohydrate sulfotransferase 12, which translates to MTKARLLRLSVVLVSIFMILLIIVYWDNVGTAHFYLHTSFSRPRSPGAIPGITAGEDWEALPDVDEFLAKLLSSSLRQNNSTPRKTEQLLVQGSNKPVVSNLEEKVRGYDWSTHKDRNSLDQEKLQVERQRTLREFCANSSFTFPTKERSFDDIPNYELNHLIVDDRHGIIYCYVPKVACTNWKRVMIVLSESLLDQGVPYRNPLDIPREHVHNTSTHLTFNKFWRRYGKFSRHLMKIKLKKYTKFLFVRDPFVRLISAFRSKFELENEEFYRRFAIPMLKLYSNHTNLPTSVSEAFGAGLKVSFSDFIQYLLDPRTEKMTPFNEHWRQIYRLCHPCQIDYDFIGKLETLDEDAAYLLQLLKVDRLLRFPPSYRNRTASSWEDNWFAKIPLAWRQQLYKLYEADFVLFGYPKPENLLKD; encoded by the coding sequence ATGACCAAAGCACGGCTCCTCCGTCTCTCTGTGGTGCTGGTCTCCATCTTCATGATCCTCCTGATCATTGTGTACTGGGACAACGTGGGGACAGCTCACTTCTACCTGCACACGTCCTTCTCCAGGCCTCGTTCCCCAGGAGCCATCCCTGGTATCACGGCAGGTGAAGACTGGGAAGCCTTGCCAGATGTAGATGAATTTTTGGCAAAGCTTCTTAGTTCGAGCCTGAGACAGAACAACTCTACCCCCCGAAAGACAGAGCAGCTCCTTGTCCAGGGCTCCAACAAGCCCGTGGTGAGTAATTTGGAGGAGAAGGTGCGGGGCTATGATTGGTCTACGCACAAGGACAGGAACAGCCTGGACCAAGAGAAGCTGCAGGTGGAGAGGCAGAGAACGCTGCGGGAGTTTTGTGCCAATTCCAGCTTCACCTTTCCCACCAAGGAGCGCTCCTTTGATGACATCCCAAACTACGAGCTCAACCACCTGATCGTGGATGACCGCCATGGCATCATCTACTGCTACGTGCCCAAGGTGGCCTGCACCAACTGGAAACGAGTGATGATTGTGCTCAGTGAGAGCCTCCTGGACCAGGGGGTCCCGTACCGGAACCCTCTGGACATCCCCCGGGAACACGTCCACAACACCAGCACCCACCTGACGTTCAACAAATTCTGGCGCCGCTACGGGAAGTTCTCCCGGCACCTCATGAAGATCAAGCTGAAGAAGTACACCAAGTTCCTCTTTGTGAGGGACCCTTTTGTCCGCCTCATCTCCGCCTTCCGCAGCAAATTTGAGCTGGAGAACGAGGAGTTCTACCGGCGTTTCGCCATCCCCATGTTAAAGCTCTACTCCAACCACACCAACCTCCCCACCTCCGTTAGCGAGGCCTTCGGGGCAGGCCTCAAAGTCTCCTTTTCTGACTTCATCCAGTACTTACTGGATCCCAGGACAGAGAAGATGACCCCCTTCAATGAGCACTGGAGGCAGATTTACCGCCTGTGCCACCCGTGCCAGATAGACTATGATTTCATTGGAAAGCTGGAGACGCTGGATGAGGATGCTGCTTATTTATTGCAGCTCCTCAAAGTGGACAGGCTGCTTCGCTTCCCACCCAGCTACAGGAACAGGactgccagcagctgggaagaTAACTGGTTTGCCAAAATCCCACTGGcttggaggcagcagctctACAAGCTTTACGAAGCAGATTTTGTACTCTTTGGCTACCCCAAGCCAGAAAACTTGCTTAAAGACTAA